In the Vanessa cardui chromosome 10, ilVanCard2.1, whole genome shotgun sequence genome, one interval contains:
- the LOC124532689 gene encoding uncharacterized protein LOC124532689: MKSSPTNALQVECVDPPLQLRRQFLCDRFVVKSLQLSSHPLWSRLNILSQLCDRPNSKSLLLDSFLKFTKLPHPILRFNLNPLFSTPFRALVYNPPIVTDLGLIKGAPDTNVKFQRIFHQNWSNHLQIFTDSSKISPDSCVGSACWIPKFKIILQFKSPPETSIFSGEAIAILEAILFAHSHDLRQTVILTDSLSCLLAIRENPFRSRRRFFIILKIREALLACHQKGLEILLVWIPSHSGITGNDTADSFARSAISSGLTKHFNNSTQDLCALAKTHLDKSWNSLWKASSKSKGYGSPIRLVLLCLQN; this comes from the exons ATGAAGTCTTCTCCTACTAACGCCCTGCAagttgaatgtgttgatcctccacttcaactgagaagacaatttttatgcgaccgCTTTGTGGTAAAATCATTACAGCTGTCCTCTCACCCTCTCTGGTCCCGTTTAAACATACTGTCCCAACTATGCGATCGCCCTAATAGTAAATCCTTGCTattagacagttttttaaaatttacaaaactccCTCATCCTATATTAAGATTCAATcttaatcctcttttttccactccaTTTAGAGCTCTTGTCTATAATCCTCCAATTGTCACAGACCTTGGTCTAATCAAAGGAGCCCCTGATACAAATGTTAAGTTTCAaagaatttttcatcaaaactgGTCAAACCACCTCCAGATATTTACTGATTCCTCTAAAATATCCCCTGATAGCTGTGTCGGTTCAGCCTGTTGGATacctaaattcaaaattatcctCCAATTTAAATCCCCTCCTGAAACATCAATTTTTTCTGGTGAAGCGATTGCTATTCTGGAAGCAATCCTATTTGCCCATTCACATGACTTAAGACAGACTGTAATTCTGACAGACTCTTTGAGCTGCCTGCTCGCAATTAgggaaaatccgtttcgtagcaggcgaagattttttatcattctTAAGATCAGGGAAGCTTTGCTTGCCTGCCATCAAAAAGGGTTGGAAATATTACTAGTCTGGATTCCAAGCCACTCTGGTATAACAGGCAATGACACTGCAGACTCGTTCGCTAGATCTGCTATATCATCTGGTCTAACTAagcattttaataattctactcAGGACTTGTGTGCTCTAGCGAAAACTCACCTTgataaatcctggaactctCTTTGGAAAGCATCATCAAAATCGAAGG gttatgggtctccaattcgtctagtgctattatgccttcaaaattaa